The region GGCCTGAGCGAGAACCAGTTGAACGAGATGACTGGTCTTGTCGAGGGGCGACCGGTCGTCGCCATCTGCGGCAAGGGCCTCACGTCGGCACCGTTCGCGTTCGAACTCGAAGAACACGGTTACGCCGACGTCGAGGTCGTCACCGGCGGCATGGAGGAGTGGAGCAAGCTCTACGAGGCCGTCCCGATCGAGACAACCAACGACGACCTCGTTCTCCGACAGGTCCAGCGCCGAGCGAAGGGCTGTCTCGGCTACGTCGTCGGCTCGAAGCGGGCGGGGGAGGCCGTCGTGGTGGACGGGACTCGACAGACCGACCGGTTCAAAGTCGCCGCCCAGGACGCAGGACTCTCCATAGCGCGCGTACTCGATACGCACGTCCACGCCGACCACATCTCAGGCAGTCCAGCACTCGCCGACGAGGTCGGCGTGCCCTACCACCTTGGCGACACAGCCAGCGAGCGCGGTGTCGAGTACGAATACGAACCGCTATCAGATGGGGAGGTCATCGAAATCGGCGACGTCGAGATCGAGGCGCTCCACACGCCTGGACACACCTCAGAGATGATGAACTACCTCGTCGACGGTACATTCCTGTTAACGGGCGATACGCTGTTTGTCGACTCCGTCGGGCGGACGGAACTCCAGTTTGGCGAGGACGACGCCTCGTATGGAGCGGAACTGTTGTACGACTCGATCCACGAGACGATTCTCAATCTCCCAGACGATACGACAATCCTGCCGGGTCACCTCACCGTCACGAGCGACGGGCGTTATGAGAACGGCTCGCCCGGCGAGTTGCTCGCGGCCCGGCTCGGGGATCTCCGCGATGAACTCGATTTCCTCGGGCTCGACCGCAACGCGTTCATCGAGCGATTGACCGAGGATGCCCCGGAGAAGCCACCGAACTACGAGACAGTTATCGCCATCAACACCGGCAAAGAGACCGTCGACGACGAGAGCGAGGCGACGGAACTCGAACTGGGGCCGAACAACTGTGCCGCCTAGAGAATAGAGCGCCCCATTGTTAATCGGGTTCTCGTTCCACGCTTCCCCCGACGAACGTATTTCCCTTGCGCTCGCCGTTGAAGCCACAGCCGACCACACAGTAGTTACAGATGGTCTTGGTTAGTTCGCTCTCTACGTCAGTTTCGTCTACCTCCTCGTGGCCTGCCGCGAGCACTTGTCCGGCGGCGCCGCCCCGAAGGGGTAGCGCGCCTGCGAGCGCGCTGGCTTTCAGGAACGACCTGCGGTCCAGGTCCAGGGAGACCGGTTCTGGACTCATATGATGATTTCCCTGCCGCGCCTCCGATAGATGACGCGTGGTAACATGTATATACGTACGGAACTATGTTCAATCCATCGTCGCTATCTTGCGTTTCAAGACTCCGCTTTCGATTTGGTGTAGTTCCCACAAGTGTATGCGAGAACACTGACGCCGATTGAGCCATACACCACGACAGTGAGATCCTCAGCGCGTCTCTGGCTGCAAGGCCGTCAGTCAAAAGGACAGGTGAGCGCTCAGATGCGACCGCAAGGATAGCAGTCTCCCCGGGGTCTAACTCAACAGCGAGTTCAGTTTCCTCTGCCCCGACGAGTTCGTACTCGATGTGAGCGAGCACTGGCGGAACCATACCTGTTTCGAGTTGCTCGTACACCGTCTGTGGAATGAGCAGTCCATCGACTACCGAGAGTAACTGAAACGCCTCAATTTCACCGAGGTGATTAGTGGGCCTGTATCAGCGACCATAACAATCACGCACTCAGGCCCCACCGAACATCGTCTTCGACTGCCTGCAGTGCACGTTCTGCACGCTTGAGGCGGTCGCATCCAACGAGTTCAATTGACGTTGCTCGACCGATTTCGTCATTTACGTACCGCGAGAGTATGAGGTCTATCCAGAGATTTTCGACACCGCGTTCCAGCGCCTGTTCGAGGATCTCCGACTCGGGGATGCTTCGCGCTTCCGCGATTTTTTGCACCCGTTTGGTGAGATCCGTGGCCAGGTCTACACAACTGCTCGGCGATGAGGTAAACGTCCGTGGATGCTCGGTTGGCAGTCCAACTCAGTCTGGATGGTAGGCGGCGTCGGCAGAGTCGGCAGAGTCGGCGGGCCGTAGCGCGATACGCCGGCCCGGTTACGTCCCTCCGGCCCCCGGGAGGCGGGTCAGTGCCTCGTCGAGGTCGATCGCAGTGAACCCCTGGGTCACGAACTGCTCGTCGGGCCCGGGGAGGGCGAACGAGGCCGACCCGTCCTCGACCATGTCGAGTGTCTCGTGGTACCAGTCCGCGACCGTTTCCCGGGGGATCGCAATCGAGACGTTCGCGTCGTCGAGGTCGCCGTCGGGCGCGTAGCGGTAGCAGGCGTCGATCCGTCGCTGGGCGCTGGCGAGCGCGACGTCCTCGACGTCCGGGCTCCCCGCCGGATCGCCGGGGACCAAAAGGACGGTGACCGCGCGGTCGTTCACCGCGCGGAGGACGCCTGTCGGGTCGCGGGGGACCGAGACGTTCTTGTGGTCGGGCCAGACGTCGAACTCTAGGTAGTCGAGGGGGTCGGGGGACGCCTGGAACGTGTAGTAGTCCGGGTACTCGAAGAACTCGTCCCGCTGCTCGCGAAGCCGATCGTAGAAGGCCGTGACGCACGCGAGGAGGAAGTTCGCTGCGCCGACCCCGTCGGCGGGGTCGGCCATCACAACGCCGACGCGGTCGGCGATCGAGACGTGCGGCAGGACGTCCTCCCAAAGGACAGGCTCCCCACCGCATCGGACCTCGATCGCCTCGCTCGACAGGTGTTCGGTGGTGTGCATGGGTGGGTCGGTCGATAAGGACTGCGACGGCCACCGGCAAAACGGTTCGGCCTCCCCGGGTGGTAGTGTTCAGATTACAGATGAAGGTGTGGCGAGTGCTGCTGCCCCGACAGGCGAAACGACGGCGTAGTCGGCGAAGCCTCGGCCACCAACAGCATTTTTAGCTAACCATACCGCTTTGCTCGTGAAGTAGGAGATTTTCGACATCAAGCATCGCCGATTTTCCGCTTCACTTGCTTTGATGTGACGGCCTATCTTGCCGCATTACAGCGATTGCCGCCTTACAGCGACTCACCAGAGCCATTCATTCGGGAGCGAAAAAATCGCTGACTCACTACTGGAAAAGAACGCACTCAGTGCAACAAAATCACGACTGCAATCAGCGACGGCACCCAGAACAGGAATATACTCATATCTGACTCGTGCGTTGGTCGATGTCTGAATACGGTGGTTGCGTCACACGCTTACTCCATCAGCTGATTCTCCAGATGTCCAGCGCAAAATACTCTCTTGTGAACTGTTCGCTCTGTTGAAACCCTCTTCACGTCTGGTGATTTCCTCTCGCGGCTACTGTCACTCACGTTGCTCATGATCGTCAGGGAGAGCGTCTCTTTTCGACTGTCAGCGATGGAGGATCTCAACAAGGCCCCCACATTCATATGTGAATCAGCGTAATAGATACCAAGTCACTCACAACAAATGAGAATGCAGTACCAGGGATGAAGCAAGAACAGACGAACACGAGTCGATACCGTGTCCTCTTCGTTCTTTCTCTTGCCGAACTGTTAGCAATGACGCTATGGTTCAGCGTCTCCGCGGTCGGGCCGGAACTCGCAGCGCTCTGGAACCTTTCGAGCGCTGAAACAGCATGGTTGACGAACGCGGTGCAACTCGGATTCGTCGTCGGCGCCGTGCTTTCAGCGACGCTCACCCTCGCGGATACGATTCCGCCGCGGTACCTCTTTGCTGTCTCGGCTGCTATTGGTGCAGGAGCGACAGCAGTTATTGCTCTTGTCGTGTCGTCGTTCCTCCCAGCCGTTCTGTTACGATTTCTTACTGGTGTCGCACTGGCCGGTGTGTATCCGACAGGCATGAAAATCATGGCTGGCTGGTTTCGGGAAGGACGCGGTTTCGCCATCGGCACGCTTGTCGGTGCACTCACGATCGGATCGGCGATGCCGCATCTGCTCCGGGCGGTCGGTGGCGTCGGCAGTCCGCGTACTGTCTTGCTGGGTACGACTGGACTTGCGGCAGTCAGTAGTGTGCTTGTTCTCTTTGTGCGCCCGGGCCCCCACCAAGCTCCCGCAGCATCATTCGATCCCGGAGCCGTTCGCCGGATGCTTGGCGATCGCGGGACGATGCTCGCCAACCTCGGGTATTTCGGTCATATGTGGGAATTATACGCCGTCTGGGCGTGGATCCCCGTCTATCTGGCTGCGAGTTTCGCTGCCAGCGGCGATCCGACACCAACACTCGCTGCCCTGCTTGCGTTCGGAACCATTGCAGTGGGGGGTATCGGCGCCCTCGTCGCCGGTGTTTTCGCAGACCGGATCGGACGGACGGCCGTCACGAGCGTTAGTATGGTCGTTAGCGGCACTGCCTGCATTGGTGCCGGCTTCGTGTTTGGTGGTCCTCTGCTCATTCTGATCCCATTTCTTTTGGTTTGGGGGTTCGTCATCGTCGCCGACTCCGCGCAGTTCTCGGCGGCCGTCTCTGAACTCGCTGAGGAGAGTTACGTTGGGTCAGCCCTGACGCTGCAGACTGCCATCGGCTTTCTACTCACGGTGGGGTCGATCCAAATCACACCGATTGTTGCCAGTGTCGTCGGCTGGCAGTGGGCTTTTGCACCACTGGTTATCGGACCGTTCGTTGGGACTGTCGCAATGCTGTGGCTCCGACGGCTTCCCGAGGCGAACGCATTGGCTGGCGGTCGCGGGTGACCCCGTGTACGTTCGTGCTGAGAGGGACATATACTGCGAGCGCATACCAGCGTCTTCAGGCGCGGGAGGATGTCAACACGTTCGAGCGCTGAAAATCACCGCTTTCGTGGATGTCGAAACGCTGCACATCACCGGCATCCACTCGACGACCTCGATGAACCATGATGCGAAGATCGGCACACAGGTCGTTCGGCGGAACGCCGGCAACCTGCGGAGCCTTGCAGCTGATCGCGGATACGACACGAAAGCATCCACGATGAACTCCGGGAGAACAGCATCCGTCAGCTGATCAAATATCGCATCTTCAACTCGCTCGATCACGCCCACAACGCCCGTATGGACAGTGATCGGTACCACCAGCGCTCCATCACAAACCATCAACCATCAACCATCAACCATCGAGCATCAAACATCAAACAGCAAATGTCAAACAGCAAGCAGCAAGCGCACGTTCGGCGCCGGTGTGCGTGTGCGAAGTTGGTGGCTCGAGTTCCGTGAAATGCTGCTCAACGCAACCGTGTACAACCTCCGCAGAAGCGTCCGACATCCAGGAAATCCAGCGCCGTGGACCGAAACTACAGAGTCGTATATTTATACCCCGCCTATAGACTGCCCAATCACTAACTCACCTCGAACACAATCTCTGCGTAACGATGGATCTCGAAACAGTCAAAGAGCGCGCCGGGCCACGGCAGTTCTCTCCCGAGGACGACATGCCGGAGGAGTACCGCAAGGCCGCGACGCGGATGATTCAGTTCCACGCCAACTCGGAGGTGATGGGCGGCTATCTCGAGAAGCCGTTCATCCGGCAGGCCCCGAGTCTGGACCGCAAGCTCGCCTTCTCCGCGAAGGTGCAGGACGAGGTGGGTCACGCTCAGTTGCTCTACCGCGCCGCCGAGAGTCTGGGCATCAAGACCCGCGAGGAGATGTTGAACGAGCTCGCCACCGGCAAGGGGAAGTTCCTCAACTGCTTCCACTACCCGATGGAGTCGTGGGCGGAGGTGCCCATGATTGGCTTCTTCGTCGACGGCGCGGCGATGCGCCGGCAGGCCACCCTGAAGACCACCTCGTGGGAGCCCTACGCCCACGCAATGGACAAAGTCTGCTTCGAGGAAGGGTTCCACGTCAAGCACGGCGAGGACATCCTCCGGGAGCTGATGACCGGCTCCAAAGCGAATCAGGAGCGCGTACAGGAAGTCTTCGACGAGTGGTGGCCGCGCATTCTCCAGTTCTTCGGCCCAACCGACGACAAATCCACACACAACGACTTCTCCCAGGACGTTGGGCTGAAGACGATGAGTAACGATGAACTCCGCAACGCCTTCCTCAACGCCTACGTCCCCAAGGCGCGCAAGTACGGCCTCGAACTCCCCGCCACCCCCCGTGTCACTGAGAACGACGACGGCACCTGGGAAGTCGTCGAGGAGGACCTGAACTGGGAGGAGTTCTTCACCATCGCCAAGAACGACTCGGAAGGATCCTACGAGCAGATAGGCAGCCGACGGGACCGACAGGAAGCTGTCGACTGGGTCCGTGAGGCGATGAGCGACCGAGCACCCCTCGGAAGCGGGTCCAGCCCGCAGGCGGCTGACTGACCATGATTTGGGAAGTGTTCCGACAGGAGAAGGCCGGCGACTACCACAAACACTGCGGCAACGTCCACGCGCCCGACCGGGAGATGGCGAAGCTGTTCGCCCAGATTCAGCACGGCCGCCGGATGCAGACCAAGAGCCTCTGGGTCGTCCCCCAAGAGGAAGTCGGCGAGGTCGACACCGACGACACCAGCTTCGGCGGCACCACCGACAAGGCCTACCGCTGGGCGGTCACCTACACGCAGGTCGACGAGTCCTTCGCCGAGGAGATTGCCGAGAGTCAGGCCGAACAGGAAGAACAAGCCAAGAAGAAGCGAGAGGCCGAGACCAATGACTGACCGCTACGACACTGTGGACGAACTCGATGAGGAAGCTACCGAGGCGTTCCGCGAACTCATCTACCGGCTCGCGGACGACGAGTACGTCATCGCCGAACGCGACATCGAGTGGCAGATTTATGCGCCGACACTGGAGTCGGACCTCGCACTGGCCAATATTGCACAGGACGAGTTCGGCCACGCCCGGCTCTGGTACGACCTCGCACAGGAGACAGGGCTCTCGGAAGCAGCGTGTCTCTGGGAGAAGCCGGCCGACCAGTGGCGCCACAGCACGCTCGTCGAACTGCCCTACACCGACGGCGACTGGGCTGACCCGGTGCTGCGGAGCTACCTCTATGACACCGCCGAACGCCTGCGTGTCGAGGCGCTTGCGGGCTCCTCGGTCGCCCCGGTGGCCGACCGCGTGCAGAAGATTCTGGACGAAGAGCGATACCACCGCGAGCACGCCCAGTCGTGGCTCGAACGGCTCACCCTCGGCGGCGGCGCCGACGCCGGCACTGAAGAGAGCCACGCAAAAGTGCAGGACGCGCTGGACCGGCTGTTCCCCCACGCACTCACCCTCTTTGCTGCGGGCGAGCACGAGGAAACCATCGTCGCAGAAGGGTTCCGCACGGAGACGCTCGACGACCTGCGCCGCGAGTGGTTGGACGTGGTCATCCCCTACCTCGAGTCCCTGGACCTAACGGTCCCCGAACCCGAGGACGAGAAACGGACGGCAACTGGCCGCAACGGCGACCACACCGAGCACTGGGAACCGCTGCTGGAGGAGTTCACGAAAACCTACCGGGAGTTCGACTTCGACCACCCGGTCCGCCTGCGTGAAGGCGGGGTGAGTTAGATGTCTGGTACTACCGAGGAGGCGACGGCCTGCGCCTACACCGACTACGAGGCTGGTGAGGCACCCGAGGAGTACCCCAAGACCGGCGAGGGCGCTGAGGGACTCGAAGCAGATATCTGGGACGCGCTCTACGAGGTCGAGGACCCCGAGATGCCCGTCAGTGTTGTCGACCTGGGTCTCATCTACGGTGTCGACATCGAGGAAACGGACACGGGCACGACCGCAGTCGTCGAGATGACGCTCACGTACTCGGGCTGTCCGGCTCGCGAGATGCTGACCAACGACGTCCACTGTGCCGCGCTCGCGGCTGGTGTCGAGGCGGCCGAGGTTCGCCTGCGGTACTCGCCAAACTGGAACGTGAACATGGTCACTGAGCAGGGACGCGAGGACCTGCGGGAGTTCGGGCTCTCAGTATGAGGGGGTTTTCGGACCCGTCGACATCAACGACTGAAGACGACGAGGCCGCAGAGTGCCCCTACTGTGGCTCCACGAATACGGACCGTGACCATCCAAAGGGGCCGGGGCTCTGCAGATCGATGCACTACTGCAACGGCTGTGACCAGCCCTTCGAGAAGTTCGGATAGCGACCGACGGCTCTGTTGAAACCCTCGGTTGCTGATAGTTTGTTGAGACCGTTGCTGAATACAGAGCGCGTATCGGTCAGTTGGGAAAGTTTAATCCTTTCAATAACTTACTTGACAATATGGCGGAGACCCTCACAGAACTCTCCCAACGGAATGAAGCGTTCTGGATTGGTTTGGCTCTATTCCTTCTCGGAGTGATTACTCCTGAAACTCTCCTTCTCGGAGGGATTGAACTCTCACGGATTCTTATTTGGGTTGGTGGTGGGATTCTCATGACCCGGATTCTCGTTGGGATATACCGACTTCTGAGAACGACGGCTGAGGCAGGAGTATTTGGCTATCGTGAGGGGAAACAGAACGACCGATAGAACCTCTGTATCTCGCACACTGGTTCTGCCAGAACCTGGGTAGGTTCCAGCAACCGTGCTGAATACAGGGCGCACATGCATCAGTCTCTAATTGACCCACCTGTGAAGATGATACGGTACGTCACGGATTACGAGCGTGGAAGCGGAACTCAGGGCGTTTCGGCTGTGTTCCTGGCACGTAGCCATATCCCGCTGAGTAGAAAAAGCAGTGCTGCTGGTGCGACAAACAGGCCGATACTAGCCATACCGAGGAGCGTCAACGCAACGAGGGCGAAACTAATCAGTCACACGAGCGAGCGGTTCTCGGTCCATGCGCCATAGCCCCCCACCAGGGCGCACCCAAGGATGAACAGCGACCAAAAGAAGGGTGCTGGGTCAGCCCCTTCCGTACCAAGATAGTAGTCGATTCCAACCAGCCCCAAACGACGCGACACCCGCCGCCACTCGTGCATATTTCGCCACTTCCGAATGGGACGAACATAATGATGAACGCAAGGAGAATACCCAGTACCGAACCGAGAATCCCTGCGATGGCCCCCTTCGAAAATCGAGAATAGCGGGTCATTCTGCCTACTAAAAGCCCTTCTAGAATGTTACCAATATCGGTAGTGTTCAGATACGCAGTTTCCAGCGGTGGAGTTAGTGGGAACAGCTGAAATCCCTCGGCTGTCTCGGCTCCCGCGACTCGCTGCGCGCGTTCACTCGCGCTGCTCGCTCTCGTGCGTACTTCGCCGGGGTTCGCCGAGACGCCTCGCCCTTTCAATCCACCAGGGATGCCGGCTGAAACGCCGAGCGCGGCCAGCCAGTTTCTGTCCGTATCTGAACACCGCCGCGGGCGGAAGGGCGAGCTATAAGCGAGACGACGACGACCGGTCGGTGTACGCCTCCTCACGGGAGCTTGAGGTCACGAGGGGAGCAGCAACCCGCCCATGTTGCACACGCACTACAGGAGCGGGATTATCACGTCAAAAGAAACCACAGAGATCACCGATCGGCCACATTGAAGCGTTAAGAAAGCTGTAAACTACCCCGCCCTACTCGCTCCCTCGCGCCTTGCGACGGTCGGTCACTCCTTGAGGGCGGGGCTTTGCCGAACCGACATTTGTGCCCCACGCCCCCGTGCATGGGCGCGGCCCGGCTTCCTATTACCGTCCACTGGCCGGGCGGGGCTTTCAGGCCCGCCTTCGACCCGTCCGGTGGATTGTCCCGCCGATTTAATTCCCGGTGTTCTCGCGCTCTACCCCAACAGTGGGGACGGGAGTCGAACCCGTTCGCGGTCGTCGTTCCCGAGTATCGGGTGCGTTGGAATCGCACCACAGGAGCCAGTTTACTCGTGGCTCCTCCCAACCCCGACGTGTGCGAGGCCGGCAGTACCACAGGGGACGTTCCGAATGGGCTTAAGGTGTGCGCAAACGCGCTTCCTCTCCGCCCTACTCGCTTCTCTCGTTGAGGACGGAGGCTCCGCGCTACCGCACGCTGACTTGCCTAGAGAATATTGGATGGGTCAAAAGCTATCCTCGGCTATCTGACCCGCGAGCCCGAGTCTACCATCATCGCTAGGAGTTGAGTCTTGGGAATCCATATCATCGGACCACTGGTCTTCAGGCTCTGAGCTAACTGCAACCGCTTCTATTGAAGCACCACTCGATAGTCCTAAGGTACCGAGACTACCGACGATACCGAGCTTGAGAGCTTTTCTTCTGGACGAACTGTATTTCAGTTTATTATATATATATATATATATATATTTCGATATCATATTAGATTGGAATGATGACTAACACAGGGTGTGGTATACTGACTAATTAGATTATATTAGGACACAAGAGTTATTAACATCTGTTGCTGAAGAATCGATGTGGTTAGTAGCGACCTCTTTTGGGGATCCATTGTGATTGGGATTGGGTCATTTTCATGCTATTTCCCGAGGAAGTCGCTAGACTCCGAAGTCGGAACTCACGAGACCCCACACCAAACGAAGCGGCGGTTTTGAATATCATGATCACTGGATTGATATTCCTGGTAATCGGCATCATTGGTCTGTAGGCTAGCTAATTCTGGTTAGGGCAGATTCCGCCCGAAAGACGCTGCGTACTATTCTCTCTAACTACCGTAGAATTGACTCTCCATCGGTATGGCCAGACATTACCGAAGCGAAGCGATTAAGCCCCGAGTAGCCGAACACGCGGGCATGAAGCAGCTCATCATCCGCGGCGACGCGGGCTTCCGGCGTGACGCCGTTATCGAGATCGACGGGGAAGAGCTGACCTGTTTCTCGGTGACCCGACAGGGCGACTGGCATGGCCCCGACGAGGTCCAGCTCTGGTGCACCGTCGGCAGCCCGGACGAGCGCGAAACCTACAACAAGCGCCAGTACGTCCCTCACTGGCTCGAGACGGAGGCCTTCGACGCCGAGGAAGTCACCGTCAAGAGCGAGAAGAACCCACTCAACGTCTGAACGGCTCCCGTTCACGCGACTTCTTCCTGGTCGACCCGATAGACCGTTACTGCGTCGTTCTCGAACGCGACCTCGTAGCCAGCGCGCTCGCTGAAGTCCACTAATTCTCCTCGGTAGCGCGCCTGTTCTGCAGTTCCGACCCAGACGTACTCCACGTCGTGCTCGCGCACGACCGCGGCGGCGTCTGCGGGCGTGCCCGTGTAGAGCGCGTCGACCGCTGCGACCCGGCCGTAGTAGTCCTCGGCCCCGCGGTAGCCCACTTCGTGACCCCAGCCAGCGACCGTCGGGACCCCGGTGAGGCTCGCCGCTATTGATGACTTCCAGTTGTACATCCCCGGCTCTTGGCCCCAGGACTCCTTCGCGGGTGAGTAGCCCGTCGCTGGCGCGGAGACGATGACGGTGCCGGCCGTCGCCGTCTCCTGGAGCCACTCAGTGGCCGCGACCTCGTCCTCGTTGTAGTGGGGGCCGAACGTGGTGGCATCGAGAGTCGGCTCTGGGGAACCGCCAAAGTGGGTCGTCAGCGCGAACGCGCCGTAGAGGGATGTCGAAAGCACCAGCGCAGCAACGAACAGCGAGGCGGCTGCTTCACGAGAGGGCAACGAGGCGTGAAGCCGTCTGTCGACCGCACTGGCACGGGAGAGGAGCCCCGCGAGAGCGACGCCGCCTGCGACGCTCCAGAGCACCCAGACCTGCATGTACGTCTTGAACACCGTGTTCATCCGGAGCGGCCCCGCCTGCTCGTTCACGAAGACAATCTCCACGATGGTGACGAGGCCGGCGCCGGCGATGATCAGCACGGTCTCGTAGCCCGCTGGGCGGTCAAACCGCAGCAGTGCCCACCCCAGCAGCACGAACGGGAGCGAGAAGGCGAGCACGTCGACCCCACGTGTGGTCGCGAGGACGGCAACCGCCAACATGGCGAGCGCGAGCGGCCAGCGGCGCTCGTTACCCACGCGGCTGAACAGCGAGAGGCCGAACACCGCGACGAACGCCCCGTGGACCACCAGCAGCTCCCCCAACCCACTCCGGGCCATCGCGGGGAGGAACTCGATGGAACGGCCGCCGCCAGCCCCCGAGAGGAACGGAATCGCGAGCAGCGCACTGACCGCGCCGAGCCCGGCAACGATTCCCAGCGGGACGAGCAACCGTTCGAGTTCCGCGAGCGCGCGTGAAGCGGCATCACCCTCCTCGGCGTCGAGTCCCTCGGCAACACTGGCGGTGGTCTCGCGCACGCGCTCGGAAGCAGTTTCGGGCAACAGATCCGTTGGGTCTGCAGGAGCGAGTGCTAGCGCGAGATAGGTGAGGCCGAACACCGACGGGAAGCTCCAGGTGTCGGTGACGACCTGAAAGAGACCGAGTGCTGGGACGACGGCGAGCAAACCGAGCCGTCGGCGTTGGGCCGACGCGGGCGCGAGGTAGAGCGCAAAGCCGATGGCCGCAGCGAGTAAGAGGAACGGAGTCCCCATCATGTGGGCGTGTAAGTCGCCGTTGAGCCACGCGAACAGCGGGAACTCGTTGATTGTCGGGAACCCCTGGCCGTCGACGGCGTCGGTGATGACTCGGCTCGCACTCCAGTAGCCGAACCCCTCGCCGCCCAGTCCATATGTCTCGACCCCCCCCAGTCCGAGCGAGTCGCGGAGGCCCTGCGGGAGCAGACCGAGCGCGACGCTGCCGGCCGTTTGCAGATTGCTGGCGAAGCCGACGAAGAAGGCACCGACGGTGCCGGCGAGAACCGGGTCGAGTCCTCGTTCAGCGGCAACGCTAGCGGCCAGGTCGTAGACCGTGGTGACGAGCATGGCGAAAAAGCCCGCGAGCGCGAGGTTGTAGGCGAACCGGGGCGCGGTGCCAGTGAGCGTGCTGAGCATCGCAGCGATCAGATGGCCGCCGTAGTAGTACTGGACGGGTGCGCCCGCGTACCAGAAGTCCTCGGGCGGGAGCGTCTCGGCACGCAAGATTGCGTTGAGCATCCCGAAGTCGAGATACTTCTCTCCCCCGACCGCGTGGACGGAGGGGTCCACTGCGCGGATTGCGACGAGGAAGCCGAACGCGAGCGCGAAGACCACCGCAACTTCGGCGAGCGCACGGCGGTTCACTGGCAGGTCGGCTGCGAGCCGGAACTCGCGGTCCCGGAGCGCGTCGCGGTCCAGTCCGAAGGCCGCGGCGACGACGACGAGACAGAGCAGGCCGATTGCGACCGTCGCGGGGCCGTAGTGGAGCTTCCCGAGCCAGTAGACGGGGAGCCACGCGGTCACCAGCGCAACCGGGAGTGCAAAGCCCGCGCCGTGACTGTGAAAGCCCCGGAACAGCCGCGCCGCCAGCGGATAGCCCAGCGTGGCGAGCCCAGCGAAGACGACGAGCCAGACGAGGACGAGGGCGTACTCCATTTGCTGGAATCGCGTGGGCGACTCGGAAACCCCTTTCGGGTGACGGTTCTGTGACCAACTCGCGATTCAGGGGTTCCGCGGGGTGAGGCTGGGGTTTATCGGGAATATCCGCCAATCAGCGTGCTGTCGAGGGTTCTGTATCCAGAAAGTTGTTTTTCTAAATTCGAAAAACTCCAGGGGGTGATGCGTAACATTCATGGGTGCGTCCACCCGAGTATACCGTACGAGCTACGAATGGCAACACTACAAATCAATGACCTCCACGCCGAGGTCGCAGAGAACGGCGAATCCATCCTGCGCGGTGTCGACCTCACGGTCAACTCCGGCGAGATTCACGCACTGATGGGACCGAACGGGTCGGGCAAATCTACAACCGCGAAAATCATCGCGGGCCACCCCGCCTACAAGGTGACTGGCGGGGAGATTGTGCTCGAACTCGACGACGAGGACGTTGCCGACATCGACGACGTCGACGAGGAGGACCTCACGTGGGACCTGCTCGACCTCGAACCCAACGAGCGGGCCGCCTTGGGGATCTTCCTGGCGTTCCAGTACCCCGCCGAGATCGAGGGCGTCACCATGACGAACTTCCTCCGACAGGCACTCAACGCCAAACACGAGGAGCGCGAG is a window of halophilic archaeon DL31 DNA encoding:
- a CDS encoding hypothetical protein (KEGG: htu:Htur_3996 hypothetical protein), whose protein sequence is MHTTEHLSSEAIEVRCGGEPVLWEDVLPHVSIADRVGVVMADPADGVGAANFLLACVTAFYDRLREQRDEFFEYPDYYTFQASPDPLDYLEFDVWPDHKNVSVPRDPTGVLRAVNDRAVTVLLVPGDPAGSPDVEDVALASAQRRIDACYRYAPDGDLDDANVSIAIPRETVADWYHETLDMVEDGSASFALPGPDEQFVTQGFTAIDLDEALTRLPGAGGT
- a CDS encoding hypothetical protein (KEGG: htu:Htur_4549 hypothetical protein), producing the protein MQKIAEARSIPESEILEQALERGVENLWIDLILSRYVNDEIGRATSIELVGCDRLKRAERALQAVEDDVRWGLSA
- a CDS encoding phenylacetic acid catabolic family protein (PFAM: Phenylacetic acid catabolic~KEGG: htu:Htur_2888 phenylacetic acid catabolic family protein) — protein: MDLETVKERAGPRQFSPEDDMPEEYRKAATRMIQFHANSEVMGGYLEKPFIRQAPSLDRKLAFSAKVQDEVGHAQLLYRAAESLGIKTREEMLNELATGKGKFLNCFHYPMESWAEVPMIGFFVDGAAMRRQATLKTTSWEPYAHAMDKVCFEEGFHVKHGEDILRELMTGSKANQERVQEVFDEWWPRILQFFGPTDDKSTHNDFSQDVGLKTMSNDELRNAFLNAYVPKARKYGLELPATPRVTENDDGTWEVVEEDLNWEEFFTIAKNDSEGSYEQIGSRRDRQEAVDWVREAMSDRAPLGSGSSPQAAD
- a CDS encoding Rhodanese-like protein (KEGG: hla:Hlac_3034 beta-lactamase domain protein~PFAM: Rhodanese-like~SMART: Rhodanese-like) — translated: MVKNITAAQLADKIDTDEQFTLIDTRPEDSFEAWHVLDAKNVPYDPTKGLSENQLNEMTGLVEGRPVVAICGKGLTSAPFAFELEEHGYADVEVVTGGMEEWSKLYEAVPIETTNDDLVLRQVQRRAKGCLGYVVGSKRAGEAVVVDGTRQTDRFKVAAQDAGLSIARVLDTHVHADHISGSPALADEVGVPYHLGDTASERGVEYEYEPLSDGEVIEIGDVEIEALHTPGHTSEMMNYLVDGTFLLTGDTLFVDSVGRTELQFGEDDASYGAELLYDSIHETILNLPDDTTILPGHLTVTSDGRYENGSPGELLAARLGDLRDELDFLGLDRNAFIERLTEDAPEKPPNYETVIAINTGKETVDDESEATELELGPNNCAA
- a CDS encoding major facilitator superfamily MFS_1 (PFAM: Major facilitator superfamily MFS-1~KEGG: chl:Chy400_3302 major facilitator superfamily protein) codes for the protein MKQEQTNTSRYRVLFVLSLAELLAMTLWFSVSAVGPELAALWNLSSAETAWLTNAVQLGFVVGAVLSATLTLADTIPPRYLFAVSAAIGAGATAVIALVVSSFLPAVLLRFLTGVALAGVYPTGMKIMAGWFREGRGFAIGTLVGALTIGSAMPHLLRAVGGVGSPRTVLLGTTGLAAVSSVLVLFVRPGPHQAPAASFDPGAVRRMLGDRGTMLANLGYFGHMWELYAVWAWIPVYLAASFAASGDPTPTLAALLAFGTIAVGGIGALVAGVFADRIGRTAVTSVSMVVSGTACIGAGFVFGGPLLILIPFLLVWGFVIVADSAQFSAAVSELAEESYVGSALTLQTAIGFLLTVGSIQITPIVASVVGWQWAFAPLVIGPFVGTVAMLWLRRLPEANALAGGRG